The genomic window ttttacataatacactattctaataaatatttgtatattatattatatttcctactaatagaaattaaatttatcacaacaatatatacatatgtatgtatgtatgtatgtatgcatgtatgtacatcttctatcatattaatcttatgtctctgcacatgctcatatcataatcttattatgtatgtattcgcatgtgcgcattcagaaattcaaatcatgattttatcacttatcaatataatatattacatgcgcgcgcattgatctgcatgttcatacattcatatatacttactatatgtacatatatttgcatacacttccgaacaactaatgcataagcatacaaacatacatatgcgtacacatgtgaatatgtcaccaacaaaaaattgaagcattgctctacaagaacaacaattgtctaaatagcaacagcaccacaagtcaatatggctgccaaattggcgaagttcaaatgtagtaaattttacaacaaaaacgatttcattcataaacgcaggcgcaaattccacaagcgacctcgcttcattcataaaaacagacgccgtaacatctccccgagcatgccttcgcctacaagcgtcttttcgcgacgatagcaaaagctaaaaatcataaattgaacaactttctgatgcttcttcacagaaagaagtgacaaaagtggcaacatagccgttgtcgatttacaatatttgtctaaaatatttttccgtgactcgcaaaaatctgcgtcgatatgtatgcacgcgcatacatcttcatacatatttatgctggtttgttggcgacgcctttcgagcagcaagggaagcggtaacaatcggcgatcgtttgttagtttctttcggcacagctcggattttctaccaacaacacaatgctgtggcgctttaccgtcgcgtcagtgcttcgacacatagaagtactgaacacaatgagcgcgaccgactgcaaacgaatatattagaatacacacgttcttagggacacagttattgagccagttgcacaactatataactgtgtccataagaacgtgtgtattttaatatttgacagatgtcgcttgcagtctgtcgtgctcaatttgttcagcacttgactctttgacaaaacgcaagtttcggccattggttgaccgtgacaacggagatacgaaagaagcgtgcgacacttgatattatgaatgtatgtacatatgtatatggctcacatttgctttcgtaaacatacagacagatgtgccaaagaaataatatatgtacatatgcatgtgtcatagaaattctattggtacaaatatggaaatgataacgaaataatgcgaaaatgcaaatttcatgaaggtcattaattttttttgaagaaatgaaaggaatgaataaagtgtttatatgagcacatttaagttcattttataatagtcgaaattaatataatttttgaaataataatttaatggaaattattttttatctaattttttaagattttgtaaaaaactaaaatttttacaatttttctgaaaaaatggttcatatgatacaagatcacgcataagtatgtgtctcagagaatgcttATTTACATTCGTTTTgtcactttgcatatttttcttccaagcatttctctttatacattctcgcatgaattcagtcgttttacatatatttctgccattgcacgtgctcaattctgctaaatagcagcgagagtggtgaaattccgtgtcacaatcttataagctctgttcAGACAGAGAACGTAAAGTatattttaagttctctggatAGACGTTCTCtgtctatattatacgttctctgttctCTGTCtgtgataaacgttctctgtctctgatatacgttctctgtctctgatatacgttctctggtcaAGCTTAGTAAAGTCATCAACCCAAATGGTAGGCGTCAAGGAAAAGACATAAAAAGCTACTACAGGGACGGCGAATATAATTGACACAAAAGTTATGGAAAATATAGCCAGTCGATTGTTTTCTAAAGGAGTCTCAAAAAAACAAACTTAATATTTGTTGGACCAAATCTAATATTTGCTAGATTTGATTCGGGGTCtggtattttcttttttatgcaaatagtCGCAAAAATCTGCTTACTGCATAGGTCATGGAACAAAAATGAGAATGGGAAACAGAGTCTACAAAACACTTCCATAAAGTAgatgcaattttcacttttatgtatgtatgtaagtatattgttACAAATAATCTTTCAGTAATGCAACATACTAGTCAGCAAATATGGTACGACCGAAGTCACACTACACCAAAAAGCAGGAATTTTCCAATTGGATCGGTATTGTAACGACAGATTTTGTTTAATGCTTCATGTACTTCCTTCAAACATTGTATCCACTTTTGGATATATTTTTTGAGTAATACTATATCAATTTGactaattttgaataaaaccggaaaaacattaaaataataattaaataattaaaataataattataataattaatagtagcaataaaaattatactgTCTACCGACTAGAGATATGGACAGAGCAGCaccaaacaaacattttttgtaaccGAGTGTAATGAGCTACTATAAGACTGGTATATTTATGATCAAACTCTGACAATTGACTTCTCGTGTAACAATATCAAGGGAAAAACTACCACTTGCTCGAATGGAACGGAGACGGTCCGTTGGTATGCTTCAGTATGGTTCAAACTAGTTGCTAAGTAATTTATAACTCGTTGATTTTTCGCATTCATTCATAGAAGTCGGTGAGATGGAAAAAGTCGGTGCACGTGCAACGAATACACAAATTTTCTCCCactcaatacatacatatgcatatacaaaaacatacatatggatacgtatgtatatatgtgtatctaTGTTCACGCTCTTTCTAGTAAAAGTGCATGATTTTCTTCTTCCCAACTGCGATTGTTGAGTTCGCAATCCACCACCACTAATACCGCTTATCTTTCGGCATAATCTTTTCGCTATCAGGCAGGCAGTTCCCGGCAACGATCGGTGCTGTGGAGAGAATTCAAAGCCTGAAAATCTCATCTAACGCCGTTTGAGTATATGTTGCTGGTGAAGAGTAAAACGCTCAGTTGAAGCATGAAGTTCGGCGTAAGCGtacataaaatattcatttcttaaataatttaaatttcgaatcGGGCAGATAAATCAAGGGCAATGCAATATAAGCGACGCGACACTTTAtcgcaaagaaaaaattaaaacagtacaattaataaagtgaaatagAACTCTTATcaagcattaaaaaatatttgtctacAATATATCAATAGATTTGtattagtaaataatttaaataaaatacagctTGGCATTAGTTGGAATAAATTAATAGTACGTTAAGCACTAAAATTAAACTCAGCGCTGCATTGAAGTTCATTACTTAAGGAATTCGATCAAAATCGGATTTGTGAAcgtgtaatttaaaaattcatgaCTCTGAAGGATTTGGAAGTAATAGTTAGTGAGCTAAGGGTaattgaaaacggatccaacaaaATGATGTCCAGAACCTTCAGGTACGTTTGGAAAATGGCGACGAATATGtgaaatgcatatgtatgtgtaacgaTGTTAAACCATCTTTTTGGATTTTTGTGAAAAGAATATCTGTTAAAGATGTAATTGAGACCATTTTAAGAATTCAGTTAACTTGAGCGACACTTTAAAGAATTCTATCACGTTAGAAATATGCCGAACTCAAGTGTTATCGGTTTGCTTGATTATTTAAACCACTTATGGCCGATTGTGTTCAATCACTCATTCCTACCTAGTTATTTTATGACGTAAGTATCGCGTGTTTTCCTTAGCTAGACTCCAAAGGTTACCACTTGAAGTTTCTAGAACACATTCTTTGAACTCATGATGAGTTTGTAGTAGATTCCTTACATTCTTAAGATGTTACTcatttggattttattttacatatgtacatacatacatacatatgtccagcaatgcaaatgggtctggcagtgaacgagggcaagacgaaatatctcctgtcatcaaacaaacagtcgtcgcactctcgacttggcactcacgtcactgttgacagtcataactttgaagtcgtagataatttcgtctatcttagaaccagcgtaaacaccaccaacaatgtcagcctagaaatccaacgcaggataactcttgccaacaggtgctacttcggactgagtaggcaattgagatgcaaagtcctctctcgacaaacaaaaaccaaactctataagtctcagaggcttggacgatgtcaactactgatgagtcgacgttgcgagttttcgagagaaaagttctgcgaaagatttatggtcatttgcgcgttggccacggcgaatatcgcattcgatggatagatgagctgtatgagatatatgacgacattgacatagttcaacgaattaaaagacagcggctgcgctggctaggacgaaaacacttcacctctgaaagtattcgacgctgtacccgccgggggaagcagagaaagaggaagacctcccctCCTTtagaaggaccaggtggagaaggacctggctacgcttggaatatccaattggcgccacgtagcgaaaagaagaaacgactggcgcgctgttgttaactcggctataatcgcgtaagcggtgtctacgcaaattaggaagaagaagacatatgtacatacatacatagtatatacgtagactatattttaatattattattacgtATATTCGTTttcgctaaaaatattttgcttagcCACAAAATAATAGAATTCATGAGAAATAATGAGGTATAAAACGATATTTGAATCAATTCCGAgcagatctgaacaatttgttcgaagtCGTCACTTGCTTTGGACAATGagctatgccaaatttagtgaaaataccttgcaaagtaaaaaaaaactttataggATCTTAAGTTTGTTGTATCCTAATATAATCGGCAAATTTATGCGTTGGAATTTGTAAACCTCCTTTCTTAAGTTGATGAAAGCTACTTCTCTTAAAACCTTCTAGCGTAAGGTAGTCTTTCTTCCTGTTAATCAAACATAATGTACCAGAAGGTaacaattcataaaatatttcatggTACAAAATTATTGTCGGATGCAAAGCCAagaagaaatatgaaattaagAACCAGGGATGAAGTCTCTCGAATTTACCAATTTTGTCGACTATTTTCGTGATATGTCAAATATGGAATGTTTTAGGttatttgccatattttttgtGTACTTTTTAGGTTTCCCGTTACATAGAAATATTCATAAACTGCAAGCGATCTTCAAATGGTTATGTGAAGTACTATATTTTGATGGTGGAAACAGGAAGGGCCACTTTTACTACATTTCcattaatgaaaatgaattaatattgGAAGGGATATGGATCCAAAGATATTGATAATATGAAGATTCTCAATCACCATACTCAACAAAAGTTATTACTGAATATCTAGTACTTCCAATgggttcaaatatttttttaagaataaccAATACAATAACTCTAAGAGTGAAGCACAAAAAATGTCTCAGGGTATAATTGGGTACCCTGCTAACTTAGTAACAGTGAATcaacaaagtttttttattaaaattttttccaaggtgtcttctatttattttttagctttgtttttttttcattaagtaaatatgaatttatgtatTATGATGTATAAGCGCTCAAGGAATGTCGCTTCTACAAGCAGCAGCTACTCGTTAACTCACTTGTAAACACACACCGTACAAAGTACAAAACTTAGgtacgaataaaaatatttatgatagCAAAAAGTAAAAGAGAATCCGAAGATATCGACGCACACTCTGAAACATtaaagaaacgaaaaaagttatatacacgtattatatacatacatacatacatacatacatacatatgttccatACACTTGAGTTTTATCAGCCGatttaatattttggtttttcaatattttttatgcacacatatttttatagcGCCTAGCTACAATAAAATGCGTTTAAAAGCATAATTGCCAATGCCCCGTACTCAagtgatattttataataatctCGTGTCTCTCTCTTCCCTTCACAAATATTTGCAGATACTTCAAATTGATGTATATTGTGGCGGGTATTTTAATGAGCAATGAAAAAGTTTGCGAATCTGTTGATAAAATGCAAATCACGCCACGTGTTGAGGTAAAAGAGATTCTACAGCCGAAGAAAGTCTATAAAGGTGTCGAGAAAGCGTCGAGGAATTGGTTTCGCAGCTCCTACTGTTATATAGTTAGCGGCATTAAGCAGCGCGTATCGCCATTGTTGAGCATCTTCAATATTTGGACCATACCCAACTACTTGGTGGAGTGCTCGGCGAATTTTATCAGCAAACAATTCATCGGCAACGATTGTGATATGATTTACAATAGATAAATCGATTAAGGGATATGTAGTCGCTAGTTAAAATTAGTGTATAAGATTTGCTAAAATAGATTGTCTAGAAAAATGATTTCAAACACTAAATATTTCGAAACTCGAAGACTTGCAGAAGATCATGCTTCTGCAGGTGCttatattataaacaaataactgTAGTTCTAATCTAGTATTAAGATCGAAACATTAGCTAAACGTATACGAGCGAATACacaatttttctcatatttgaTAAGAAGTTTTACTGACACCATTTCATTATGAATATTTACCATAACTATGCGAATAAGTTTAAgcgcatttataatattttgtgtagTTTAACTTTATTACTGTAAAACATTCACATACAGacggaaattttttaataaattttgatatacatacatacatccatttCTTGAGTGttcatttttttagtttttatgttcaaaataaatttttttttagttttaatatcaatatttattctTCAGAATTTGTTCCAGGGTCCAGCAGTTTCGGCATTTCGTCATCATCTCATAATACTTCAATCCTCTATTCACCAACCGAGTGCTGCGAGTTATCTGAATTATCTGGACTTACCGAGCTGCCGGGCGTTCGATCGCCGCGCACATGCAATGTTGTttgcaacatatttgcaatGCTGTCCACATCCAATTGTTCATCGTTTGCGGAAATCTTGCGCATTGCCTGACAAACCAGACTCAAATCGCCCTTTAGCTCACTCACAAAAGCGGTTATCTTCTGGGCATTCGAGAGCACCTCGACCTCTTGGGTATAAGGATTGTAGCGCACACCAAAGGGGCGTTGTATGCTATCAGCGAAATTTCTGATAAACGCAAATAGttgtttgtataaatttataaataaataaaaaagtatgtgCGTGTATATACCTCATCTGCTCTTTGGCTTCCTCAAATGAATCGGTATAGTAGTAAGCATTTTGATATGAGGTTATGATGCATTCCTCTTGACACGTAACATCCGGatcgaattttttgattttctcttTAGCGGTTATGGCATGCTGTAATTCAGCTATAGAGCTTAGTAGTCCAGCGCCGTATACCTTGAAAGTGTTATCCTGTTGCTTGCAGAGACCAAATTCCACCGTAAAGAAATATAGCTGGGGGGAAATATTTCTCAATTTATTGTGCTGGTTAAAGTTACAGATAACAAGCAGGAATATGTGGAATAATATTGCTTCCATCCGTAAAAGATGTGATTTTTTCAAACTATTTGATTGATCATCAAgattgtaactttttttctgctttgaagcttgaaaattttaaacaatggGTTTAAACAAACCATCAGACTCCAGAATTTAGTTCAGTGTTATGTCTGTTCAATTGCCGAGAAATTTCAAGCGTTTCTGAGAAAATACGTTTTGCTATGAAGAATAAGGTTCGCTTTAAATTTAGCAGAACCAAAAAAACCTAAAGATGACTGACGCAATATGGTTTAATTGATTTGTCTGCTATTTAAGAACTAAAAGAAAAGGTATagactaaacaattttttaaaatgggttttcaataaattttgagaAACTGTAACAGCTATATTGTCTTAATAACTCTCCGAACCCTTTCACTTCCCATTTCTTTAACacatgaataataataaaatattttaagaaattcaaatataaaCCAACCGTTGCCAACTTTTCAATATCTGCATCCGCGGCTCCCAACGAAGCCAAACCGATTTCCTGTGAGAACTGAGCAAAACTTGAATTAGCTAGTAATGGCATATGACCCAGAAGCTCATGACAGCAGTcactttatatgaaaaaaataaagaaagtttcATATTCTAAATAAACTTATCTAACACTGAAGAGCTTACGGTTCAGGCGTATAAAATGGATCCGATGAGTGTCGAATATACTGTGTACAATGGAAAACACGAAAAGCCAAGCCAGACAAAAAATCGCGTGGCGATAAGTAACCAGCAACTGGACGTAGCTGAAATCCCGTCTTACGCTTCAAGTAGTTACTAACATCCTCCAATTGCGGCACATTATCCTCACGGTAACCGCAGTACTTCACCAATTCAGGCCAATTTTCCATATACTCCGGCACAGCGTGCTTGATATAGAGTCGGTGAAGTTCACGGAAGACAGTACCCCTGTATTAAGATAATTGAGCACCAATAAAGTTGTATAAGAATTTTATCTAACATTTGTCTACTATTTTATCACCCATAAACTCAAACTCATACTATGTATATCTTGCGGTTTTATGAAGTTAGcactacaacaaaaacttacCAAGTTTTTATCTCCTCCGGTGTGTAGGTCACACGTGGTATTGCATGTCCactatagattttttaataattgagtGAATGTAaagtaaagttaaaataaatattttttggacgCCTACCTCTTGTAGTTGTTAGCAATAGCGGAAAATGTCTCGCGACGCTTGCGATAGACCGGGTCTTTGAAGCCTGGGTGGTCAGCATCCAGTTCCGAGCCATACATTAGCACATTTTGTGCTTTATCCAAATCGGATATTTTGCGTGGAAACCAGACCATTTCTCCAAAATCTACCAAAGTTAGGagagtaaattatttttttcgtatatAAATAGTGGATTTGTGGCCTACCAAAACTGGAACAGGCTGATAATGATGGCGTTCGTGACATCGGATGTATGGTGGTGTAATTTACAGACTGCACCTCGCGGTTTAACATTTGCAGTACCTTATCCAAACGTCGAGCATCGCATTCCACATCGACGAGAACATCAGcctttatgtaaataaatattacgaGTGAAAGTGTAAATTATTACTATTAGTACTAGAAAGAAGATAATAGATTTTAAACCTCTTTAAGTTTGATTGGATTATGTATTTGTGaactattataaataaatacaattatttaaaaaaatatttataatatttctaaagaaaaataataaatgctgatcacaaaaaattacagaaaatcgGAAGTCAATAAATGTTTtcataaggaagggctaagttcgggtgtaaccgaacatttgcTTGAAACAAAGCCAGGGACataccttaaggtgcaaaaccagaggggggtagtatcgacccgattgtttttattttttgctaacaCTCCATACTATTAACACgccacatacaaataaaatgttCCCAGAGGTCCTCACATAGCCTCACCAATCGTATGGCGTAAAGTCATCCGGATGTTAGATATTTGTTATATTAGGGCTATTAGGACTTAGCACAAATATACACAATTATCATTAAAACACGctctttaattttcattgagataccTCACatagtcacccggaagttcgaaaacctttaCATTATATATTAGAgggctaaaggaagtatttatccgattcaacccatttttgtcGGACAGATAAATATACCATTATCAAGAAAGGTTTCTCTGCATTTCAATTACATTTCTCACACatttaccaatattttcggtaaaaagtaaACTATAAGTACTgtacatattcggtacctaggggcttgaagagtttttattggatttgaacaatttttcgtttcagtaatttttaacagtaccgttatatgggtagTGAGAGGGATTATGACCCGGTGTCAttaattttcacactatcggtaggGGTTCTTGTAAGATTTTTCTAGagaatttggttattttatcTTGAACAGTTTGAGGGATATGTAGTTAAAACCTAGTTTTCGaggtataaaattgaaaagaagATTCCAATATAGAACAAAAGGTATATAATTTTGGAAAGCATCAAAAATTATAGTAAGAGGAAACGAAggataatataacaaaaatagaagcaaaaaaatttacgGGCGATCCAGGGCGGTGGGAGGAATGGGAGGGGCGTGGTTGTATTTTTAAGGATCAAAAACGGTTTACACGATTTCTGTCAAAACTACAAGTCTTGTAGAAAAAGTTATGCCGAAAAGTTGTAGACAATAAAAAAGTctaaaacttttgtattaacacctttttcacataacctcaaaatctATGAGAAACAATCAAATCTTCAACTTTTTGGGTTTTTTATCTAATACGAACCAattcttttccataatttggtGTAAGCTTACCTTTTTATGTTCCAaagacataatttttttttttaaatattaatgagGTTTCCtttatttggaattaaaatcgaaaaaactcTAATTTTCAATCAGAAATTCTcacgtcgaaatatttttctaaaaaagttttatttttttttttgtactcttcAATCTTCTTAGTTACAAACTTTCCAGTTTCAATCGCTAAACTCACCTGATTAGTGGCCTTCTCCAACGGCGATAATTCCAAATGTAGGACATTAATGCCCAGTTCTTGAAATACTTGCAGTGCTCTAGCTAAATTCCCAACTTGATTCTTCAATGTGAAAATTATGGACACTCGATCTCCTGGTGAACTTTGGCGATTCGAATCGCTGAAATCAATACTACCTTTCTCACTGCCACTCTCGGAATTCGAGGTATCctataaggttttttttttaaacgaaataaaGTAGCCTTTTAAGCGTTAAATTTAGAAATCGAAAACGCTTACTAGACTGCGGTGTTCTTTGCGTAACGTATGTAGCGGGCTACCCTGTTTCACAGCCCACTCCTGCTCACCACTACGATAGAGCCAAAGACCCAGCAAACTTTTACCAGAAGCGctcattttaatataatttatttaaattattttttgcacaaTTATCTTTCCTTTTCACAGTGAATTTGTAGAAAGTATGAATTGAATTAAAATCGCTTGTTGTTCAAAGCGAATGCGCGCTTTCGGCACAACTCGTCGGACCGATTTCCGAAAGGATACTGCAAGATCCGCAAGCTGTGCAACGAGCTTTTATAGCCTACATATGGGCAGCGGGATAATGACTGACTATATCCCCGAACTTTCACTTCACCTTCAACTACGAACTGTTCTGCTCGTATTAGCATTTGCCTTTGCTC from Bactrocera tryoni isolate S06 chromosome 5, CSIRO_BtryS06_freeze2, whole genome shotgun sequence includes these protein-coding regions:
- the LOC120778099 gene encoding tryptophan 5-hydroxylase 1, with the translated sequence MSASGKSLLGLWLYRSGEQEWAVKQGSPLHTLRKEHRSLDTSNSESGSEKGSIDFSDSNRQSSPGDRVSIIFTLKNQVGNLARALQVFQELGINVLHLELSPLEKATNQADVLVDVECDARRLDKVLQMLNREVQSVNYTTIHPMSRTPSLSACSSFDFGEMVWFPRKISDLDKAQNVLMYGSELDADHPGFKDPVYRKRRETFSAIANNYKSGHAIPRVTYTPEEIKTWGTVFRELHRLYIKHAVPEYMENWPELVKYCGYREDNVPQLEDVSNYLKRKTGFQLRPVAGYLSPRDFLSGLAFRVFHCTQYIRHSSDPFYTPEPDCCHELLGHMPLLANSSFAQFSQEIGLASLGAADADIEKLATLYFFTVEFGLCKQQDNTFKVYGAGLLSSIAELQHAITAKEKIKKFDPDVTCQEECIITSYQNAYYYTDSFEEAKEQMRNFADSIQRPFGVRYNPYTQEVEVLSNAQKITAFVSELKGDLSLVCQAMRKISANDEQLDVDSIANMLQTTLHVRGDRTPGSSVSPDNSDNSQHSVGE
- the LOC120778100 gene encoding uncharacterized protein LOC120778100, with product MTLKDLEVIVSELRVIENGSNKMMSRTFRYFKLMYIVAGILMSNEKVCESVDKMQITPRVEVKEILQPKKVYKGVEKASRNWFRSSYCYIVSGIKQRVSPLLSIFNIWTIPNYLVECSANFISKQFIGNDCDMIYNR